The proteins below are encoded in one region of Rana temporaria chromosome 2, aRanTem1.1, whole genome shotgun sequence:
- the LOC120926623 gene encoding YTH domain-containing protein 1-like isoform X1, which yields MEPERGETSKDGEVNVLDDILTEAPDQDDELYNPESEQDVNEKKGSKRKSDRMEIPDTKRQKQSSHIARPPPQRLSSGTKRVVSTKGKPVSEYKNDDFSRHDRSRRPESDRRVHPSGSSGREAYKGSQEKNSIRKRETDRRPKSASPVLSSEKIRPDSSRRPSRSSRSSDGNSDEYGSERDSGSSDSSDEEQGNNSDNEGMEEEEDEGEEAEEEEGEEEEEEYEQEHERDQREGNDYDTRSEASDSESDSASFSDSIRSGSGSDISGSAKKHEKLPSSVRDVRKERINKIRYILQDARFFLIKSNNHENVSLAKAKGVWSTLPVNEKKLNTAFRSARSVILVFSVRESGKFQGFARLSSESHHGGSPIHWVLPAGMNAKMLGGVFKIDWICRRELPFTKSAHLNNAWNEMKPVKIGRDGQEIEPECGTQLCLLFPADESIDLYQVIHKMRHKRRMQSQPRPRGRPSRRETTRDVGRRRPEEYDIHNNRKKPRVDYPQEFHQRPGFVKDPCFPEVDRRFTGVRRDVFLNGSYNDYVREFHNMGPPTPWQGMPPYPAMEQPPHHPYYQHHAPPPQAHPQFSGHHPGQHDTRYRDKRVHDYDMRVDDFLRRTQAVVSGRRSRPRERERERERERPRDTRRDRGRERDRDRDRERMRDRDRGDRGRYRR from the coding sequence ATGACATTTTAACTGAGGCTCCCGATCAAGATGATGAGCTGTACAACCCTGAAAGTGAGCAGGATGTTAATGAAAAGAAAGGGTCCAAAAGAAAGAGCGATCGAATGGAAATTCCTGATACTAAAAGGCAAAAACAATCCTCCCACATCGCAAGGCCTCCCCCACAAAGGCTGTCCAGTGGCACAAAGAGAGTTGTTAGCACCAAAGGAAAGCCGGTATCGGAATACAAGAATGATGACTTCTCTAGACATGACAGGAGCAGAAGACCTGAAAGTGATCGGAGAGTTCATCCCTCTGGCAGCTCTGGACGCGAAGCATATAAAGGgtcacaggaaaaaaacagcataaggAAACGAGAAACTGACAGGAGACCCAAATCTGCCAGTCCCGTTCTGTCATCTGAGAAAATAAGACCTGATTCAAGCAGACGACCAAGCAGGTCCAGTCGCTCATCCGATGGTAACTCTGATGAATACGGTTCAGAGAGGGACAGTGGTAGCAGCGATTCTTCTGATGAAGAACAAGGAAACAATAGTGACAATGAAGgaatggaagaagaggaggatgaagggGAGGAAGCTGAAGAGGAGGAaggtgaggaagaggaggaagagtatGAACAAGAACACGAAAGAGACCAACGAGAAGGAAATGATTATGATACCCGTAGTGAGGCCAGCGACTCAGAATCTGACTCTGCTTCATTCTCAGACTCCATTCGTTCCGGTTCTGGCTCTGACATTTCAGGTTCAGCAAAGAAGCATGAAAAATTGCCCTCTTCCGTTCGTGATGTTCGAAAAGAACGAATCAACAAAATTCGATACATTCTGCAGGATGCACGTTTTTTCCTCATAAAAAGCAACAATCATGAAAATGTATCATTGGCTAAAGCAAAGGGTGTTTGGTCAACTTTACCAGTAAATGAGAAAAAGCTCAACACGGCTTTTAGATCTGCGCGGAGTGTTATTTTGGTGTTCTCTGTTAGAGAAAGTGGAAAATTTCAGGGATTTGCACGGCTGTCTTCTGAATCCCATCATGGTGGATCACCCATACACTGGGTCCTTCCAGCAGGCATGAATGCAAAGATGCTTGGTGGAGTATTCAAGATAGATTGGATTTGCAGGCGAGAACTTCCATTTACTAAATCTGCTCATCTTAATAATGCATGGAATGAAATGAAGCCAGTGAAGATTGGACGTGATGGTCAGGAAATTGAACCAGAATGCGGGACCCAGCTTTGCCTTCTATTTCCAGCGGATGAAAGCATCGACTTATATCAAGTCATTCACAAAATGAGACACAAGAGAagaatgcaatcacagccccGACCGCGAGGCCGTCCTTCTCGTCGTGAGACAACAAGAGATGTGGGAAGGCGTCGACCAGAAGAATATGATATTCATAACAACCGAAAGAAACCAAGAGTTGACTATCCACAAGAGTTTCACCAGAGACCAGGGTTTGTTAAGGATCCTTGTTTCCCAGAAGTAGACAGAAGATTTACAGGAGTTCGCAGGGATGTATTTTTAAATGGATCCTACAACGATTATGTGAGAGAATTTCATAACATGGGACCACCTACTCCATGGCAAGGAATGCCACCATACCCTGCCATGGAACAGCCGCCTCACCATCCATATTATCAGCACCATGCTCCTCCTCCTCAAGCTCATCCACAGTTTTCAGGTCACCATCCAGGTCAACATGACACTCGATATCGGGACAAACGAGTTCATGACTATGACATGAGGGTGGATGATTTTCTGAGACGTACACAGGCTGTTGTCAGCGGTCGAAGAAGCCGCCCTAGAGAGCGGGAGCGAGAACGTGAACGAGAAAGGCCCCGGGACACCAGGAGAGACAGAGGTCGTGAACGCgatagagacagagacagagagagaatgcGTGACAGAGATCGGGGAGACCGAGGAAGATACCGAAGATGA
- the LOC120926623 gene encoding YTH domain-containing protein 1-like isoform X2, whose translation MEPERGETSKDGEVNVLDDILTEAPDQDDELYNPESEQDVNEKKGSKRKSDRMEIPDTKRQKQSSHIARPPPQRLSSGTKRVVSTKGKPVSEYKNDDFSRHDRSRRPESDRRVHPSGSSGREAYKGSQEKNSIRKRETDRRPKSASPVLSSEKIRPDSSRRPSRSSRSSDGNSDEYGSERDSGSSDSSDEEQGNNSDNEGMEEEEDEGEEAEEEEGEEEEEEYEQEHERDQREGNDYDTRSEASDSESDSASFSDSIRSGSGSDISERINKIRYILQDARFFLIKSNNHENVSLAKAKGVWSTLPVNEKKLNTAFRSARSVILVFSVRESGKFQGFARLSSESHHGGSPIHWVLPAGMNAKMLGGVFKIDWICRRELPFTKSAHLNNAWNEMKPVKIGRDGQEIEPECGTQLCLLFPADESIDLYQVIHKMRHKRRMQSQPRPRGRPSRRETTRDVGRRRPEEYDIHNNRKKPRVDYPQEFHQRPGFVKDPCFPEVDRRFTGVRRDVFLNGSYNDYVREFHNMGPPTPWQGMPPYPAMEQPPHHPYYQHHAPPPQAHPQFSGHHPGQHDTRYRDKRVHDYDMRVDDFLRRTQAVVSGRRSRPRERERERERERPRDTRRDRGRERDRDRDRERMRDRDRGDRGRYRR comes from the exons ATGACATTTTAACTGAGGCTCCCGATCAAGATGATGAGCTGTACAACCCTGAAAGTGAGCAGGATGTTAATGAAAAGAAAGGGTCCAAAAGAAAGAGCGATCGAATGGAAATTCCTGATACTAAAAGGCAAAAACAATCCTCCCACATCGCAAGGCCTCCCCCACAAAGGCTGTCCAGTGGCACAAAGAGAGTTGTTAGCACCAAAGGAAAGCCGGTATCGGAATACAAGAATGATGACTTCTCTAGACATGACAGGAGCAGAAGACCTGAAAGTGATCGGAGAGTTCATCCCTCTGGCAGCTCTGGACGCGAAGCATATAAAGGgtcacaggaaaaaaacagcataaggAAACGAGAAACTGACAGGAGACCCAAATCTGCCAGTCCCGTTCTGTCATCTGAGAAAATAAGACCTGATTCAAGCAGACGACCAAGCAGGTCCAGTCGCTCATCCGATGGTAACTCTGATGAATACGGTTCAGAGAGGGACAGTGGTAGCAGCGATTCTTCTGATGAAGAACAAGGAAACAATAGTGACAATGAAGgaatggaagaagaggaggatgaagggGAGGAAGCTGAAGAGGAGGAaggtgaggaagaggaggaagagtatGAACAAGAACACGAAAGAGACCAACGAGAAGGAAATGATTATGATACCCGTAGTGAGGCCAGCGACTCAGAATCTGACTCTGCTTCATTCTCAGACTCCATTCGTTCCGGTTCTGGCTCTGACATTTCAG AACGAATCAACAAAATTCGATACATTCTGCAGGATGCACGTTTTTTCCTCATAAAAAGCAACAATCATGAAAATGTATCATTGGCTAAAGCAAAGGGTGTTTGGTCAACTTTACCAGTAAATGAGAAAAAGCTCAACACGGCTTTTAGATCTGCGCGGAGTGTTATTTTGGTGTTCTCTGTTAGAGAAAGTGGAAAATTTCAGGGATTTGCACGGCTGTCTTCTGAATCCCATCATGGTGGATCACCCATACACTGGGTCCTTCCAGCAGGCATGAATGCAAAGATGCTTGGTGGAGTATTCAAGATAGATTGGATTTGCAGGCGAGAACTTCCATTTACTAAATCTGCTCATCTTAATAATGCATGGAATGAAATGAAGCCAGTGAAGATTGGACGTGATGGTCAGGAAATTGAACCAGAATGCGGGACCCAGCTTTGCCTTCTATTTCCAGCGGATGAAAGCATCGACTTATATCAAGTCATTCACAAAATGAGACACAAGAGAagaatgcaatcacagccccGACCGCGAGGCCGTCCTTCTCGTCGTGAGACAACAAGAGATGTGGGAAGGCGTCGACCAGAAGAATATGATATTCATAACAACCGAAAGAAACCAAGAGTTGACTATCCACAAGAGTTTCACCAGAGACCAGGGTTTGTTAAGGATCCTTGTTTCCCAGAAGTAGACAGAAGATTTACAGGAGTTCGCAGGGATGTATTTTTAAATGGATCCTACAACGATTATGTGAGAGAATTTCATAACATGGGACCACCTACTCCATGGCAAGGAATGCCACCATACCCTGCCATGGAACAGCCGCCTCACCATCCATATTATCAGCACCATGCTCCTCCTCCTCAAGCTCATCCACAGTTTTCAGGTCACCATCCAGGTCAACATGACACTCGATATCGGGACAAACGAGTTCATGACTATGACATGAGGGTGGATGATTTTCTGAGACGTACACAGGCTGTTGTCAGCGGTCGAAGAAGCCGCCCTAGAGAGCGGGAGCGAGAACGTGAACGAGAAAGGCCCCGGGACACCAGGAGAGACAGAGGTCGTGAACGCgatagagacagagacagagagagaatgcGTGACAGAGATCGGGGAGACCGAGGAAGATACCGAAGATGA